A genome region from Thalassotalea euphylliae includes the following:
- a CDS encoding methyltransferase family protein: MQKLELKIPPVLLVVISLLLMWLTQQLLPHFAFTSTNHYGVQLAGTLLLLGAFVIFAGVYAFRKAQTTVNPMTPSDASSLVNTGIYRITRNPMYLGFLLMLIAYAVYLQHPFTLIWCGVFVGYMTQFQIKPEERMLNRLFGEPYQDYCTQVRRWI, translated from the coding sequence ATGCAAAAACTCGAACTTAAAATACCACCAGTGTTGTTGGTCGTAATATCGTTGCTTCTGATGTGGTTAACTCAACAACTATTGCCGCACTTTGCCTTTACCTCTACAAACCACTATGGCGTTCAACTTGCTGGCACTTTATTGTTACTTGGCGCTTTCGTTATTTTTGCTGGCGTTTATGCATTTAGAAAAGCCCAAACGACGGTAAACCCGATGACGCCAAGTGATGCTTCAAGCCTAGTTAACACAGGCATTTACCGTATTACACGTAATCCCATGTACTTAGGATTTTTATTGATGCTCATCGCTTACGCCGTGTATTTACAACATCCCTTCACGCTTATTTGGTGTGGCGTATTTGTTGGCTATATGACGCAATTTCAAATTAAACCGGAAGAGCGAATGCTTAACCGACTATTTGGTGAGCCTTACCAAGATTACTGCACACAAGTGCGTCGCTGGATATAG
- a CDS encoding M28 family metallopeptidase, which produces MTAEMAAKAAMINSPEVFNQSYNSINGEQLAEHVKVLASDKFAGRAPSSIGETLTLEYLTEQFKALGLVPGNGDSFLQQVPLVSIEASTDMALSIGGKDYKFKEDMVMSSSRITELSELKDSELVFVGYGVNAPEYNWNDYEGLDVKGKTVVMLVNDPGFATKNPELFNGEAMTYYGRWTYKYEEASRQGAEGAIIIHETAPASYGWNVVKNSWTGAQFGFQRDDNNMGRIAVEGWITSEVATELFNKAGLNFAEAKMAAAKGSYHVDMGDLTASVTVKNTIKKSVSNNFIATLPGTKKSDEHIIYSAHWDHLGTDTALDGDQIYNGAVDNATGTAALIEVAEAFTKLDVKPERSITFLAVTAEEQGLLGSKFYAANPVIPANKTVANINMDALGVNGKSADVAVYGLGQSELDNYLTKAAEKQGRVISGDPRPAAGIYYRSDHFAFANIGIPALYAKSGAQPADEATAKLREMLDPKLKKCYHNLCDEYSDEWDLSGAVQDMQAFFEVGYELSSENVWPKWSESSEFKRQ; this is translated from the coding sequence ATGACAGCCGAAATGGCAGCAAAAGCTGCGATGATCAATTCACCTGAAGTGTTTAATCAAAGCTATAACAGCATCAATGGTGAACAATTAGCAGAGCATGTCAAAGTGCTAGCGTCAGATAAATTTGCTGGTCGTGCGCCATCAAGCATTGGTGAAACTCTAACACTGGAATACCTAACTGAACAGTTTAAAGCCTTAGGGTTAGTGCCGGGTAATGGTGATAGCTTTTTACAACAAGTACCTTTAGTGTCAATTGAAGCGTCGACTGATATGGCGTTATCAATAGGCGGTAAAGACTACAAATTTAAAGAAGATATGGTAATGAGCTCAAGCCGCATTACTGAGCTGTCTGAGCTAAAAGATTCTGAGTTAGTTTTTGTTGGTTACGGTGTGAACGCGCCTGAATATAACTGGAACGATTACGAAGGGTTAGACGTTAAAGGTAAAACTGTGGTCATGCTTGTTAATGATCCGGGTTTTGCCACCAAGAACCCTGAGTTATTTAATGGCGAAGCCATGACGTACTACGGCCGCTGGACATACAAATACGAAGAAGCCAGCCGCCAAGGCGCAGAAGGTGCAATTATTATTCACGAAACGGCACCAGCATCTTATGGCTGGAACGTGGTGAAAAATTCATGGACTGGTGCGCAATTTGGCTTCCAGCGTGATGATAACAACATGGGACGCATTGCCGTTGAAGGTTGGATCACCAGTGAAGTTGCCACCGAGTTATTTAATAAAGCGGGTTTAAACTTTGCTGAAGCGAAAATGGCCGCAGCAAAAGGCAGTTACCATGTCGATATGGGTGATTTAACGGCTTCTGTAACCGTGAAAAACACCATTAAAAAATCCGTATCCAATAACTTTATCGCGACCTTACCGGGTACTAAAAAATCAGATGAGCACATTATTTACAGTGCCCATTGGGATCATTTAGGCACCGATACCGCGCTTGACGGCGATCAAATCTATAACGGCGCAGTCGATAACGCGACAGGTACAGCAGCACTGATTGAAGTGGCGGAAGCTTTCACTAAATTAGATGTAAAGCCAGAGCGCTCAATTACTTTCTTAGCAGTAACAGCTGAAGAACAAGGATTATTAGGCTCAAAATTCTATGCTGCGAATCCTGTTATTCCAGCCAACAAAACCGTTGCCAACATCAATATGGATGCACTGGGTGTTAATGGTAAAAGCGCAGATGTTGCGGTTTATGGTTTAGGTCAATCTGAGCTAGATAACTACTTAACGAAAGCGGCGGAAAAACAAGGGCGAGTCATTTCAGGTGATCCTCGTCCAGCGGCGGGTATTTACTACCGCTCAGATCACTTTGCCTTTGCTAACATCGGTATTCCTGCGTTATACGCGAAAAGCGGTGCTCAGCCTGCTGATGAAGCAACAGCGAAATTACGCGAGATGTTAGATCCAAAACTGAAGAAGTGTTACCACAACCTGTGTGACGAATACTCAGATGAGTGGGATTTATCTGGTGCGGTGCAAGATATGCAGGCATTTTTTGAAGTTGGCTATGAGTTATCTAGCGAAAACGTATGGCCAAAATGGAGCGAGAGTTCTGAATTTAAAAGACAGTAA
- a CDS encoding 23S rRNA (adenine(2030)-N(6))-methyltransferase RlmJ, translated as MLSYRHAFHAGNFADVLKHSVLHYVLNYMTEKEKGFSYIDTHSGAGMYKLQDEYAQKTGEYKQGIGKLYDAPNLTPLLANYVELIKSFNKQGLSLYPGSPAVAEYHTRKQDSARLFELHNTDIALLEQFCQGWKQANVFQKDGYAGLVRQLPPPTRRAVVLIDPPFEIKNDYQKAVDAVIKAQKKFATGTYMIWYPVVQRHFIDAMEASITNSQLKNVMKVELCLTPDSEQYGMTGTGLFIVNPPWQLNSELESALPQLKKLLGTEQSSYTLEMIVPE; from the coding sequence TTGCTAAGTTATCGCCACGCCTTTCACGCCGGCAATTTCGCCGATGTACTAAAACACAGTGTGTTGCACTATGTGCTGAACTATATGACTGAAAAAGAAAAAGGGTTCAGTTATATCGACACTCACTCTGGCGCTGGCATGTACAAGCTGCAAGATGAATACGCACAAAAAACAGGCGAGTATAAACAAGGTATTGGCAAGCTTTACGATGCGCCTAACCTAACCCCACTACTCGCCAACTACGTGGAGCTGATCAAAAGCTTTAACAAGCAAGGTTTAAGCCTTTATCCCGGTTCGCCAGCGGTTGCCGAATACCATACCAGAAAGCAAGATAGCGCCCGTTTGTTCGAATTACACAATACGGATATCGCCCTGCTGGAGCAATTTTGTCAGGGTTGGAAACAAGCCAATGTGTTTCAAAAAGACGGTTACGCCGGGTTGGTAAGGCAGCTGCCACCGCCGACACGCCGCGCTGTGGTGCTGATCGACCCGCCATTTGAAATTAAAAACGACTATCAAAAAGCAGTAGATGCAGTCATCAAAGCTCAGAAAAAATTTGCCACGGGTACTTATATGATTTGGTACCCCGTTGTGCAACGTCATTTTATTGATGCGATGGAAGCCAGTATCACCAATAGCCAACTAAAAAATGTAATGAAAGTTGAACTATGTTTAACCCCAGATTCTGAGCAATACGGTATGACAGGAACTGGCTTATTTATTGTTAATCCACCATGGCAATTAAACAGTGAGCTAGAAAGCGCCCTACCACAGTTGAAAAAGTTATTGGGAACCGAGCAGTCAAGCTACACATTAGAGATGATAGTACCTGAATAA
- a CDS encoding class D beta-lactamase, giving the protein MTIKMEKLRKALSSVALSTVVYLTGVNATVAAPEKANTPASLPCEQADSKCAFVLLTAEDKLIVRNKQWADTRFSPFSTFKIPNSLIALDLGIVRDLEQTMRADTTTYPPEKWWPSSWTAGEHTLRSAYQVSNVPIYRAIATQVGSERMKNYLNAFDYGNRDISAGLDLFWLGVSLQISPIEQVQFLQRLYTKQLPLKASTFELLKPLMLNHDTPDYKIYGKTGAGTFSPTMAQGWFVGVVEKGGQYHYFAAHSESTTFKHVIKHRKDIARAYLAHYQLPHTIQ; this is encoded by the coding sequence ATGACGATAAAGATGGAAAAACTGCGCAAGGCACTATCAAGCGTTGCACTAAGTACGGTTGTTTATTTAACAGGTGTAAATGCTACCGTAGCTGCACCTGAAAAAGCGAACACACCAGCGAGTCTGCCTTGTGAACAAGCAGACAGCAAATGTGCTTTCGTTCTGCTTACGGCTGAAGACAAGTTAATAGTTCGTAACAAACAATGGGCTGACACTCGCTTTAGTCCATTTTCGACCTTTAAAATTCCGAATTCGTTGATCGCATTGGATTTAGGTATTGTTCGCGACCTCGAGCAGACCATGCGCGCTGACACCACCACTTACCCACCAGAAAAATGGTGGCCGAGCAGTTGGACGGCAGGCGAGCATACCTTGCGCTCAGCTTATCAGGTTTCCAATGTGCCTATCTATCGCGCTATTGCGACACAAGTAGGTAGTGAGCGCATGAAGAATTACCTTAATGCATTCGATTACGGTAACCGCGATATCAGCGCTGGTCTCGATTTATTCTGGCTGGGCGTGAGCTTACAAATTTCCCCTATCGAACAAGTGCAATTTTTACAGCGACTGTACACTAAACAACTGCCGCTAAAAGCCAGTACCTTTGAATTACTTAAGCCATTAATGCTTAATCACGACACACCTGATTATAAAATTTACGGTAAAACTGGGGCAGGAACCTTTAGCCCAACGATGGCACAAGGCTGGTTTGTTGGCGTAGTTGAAAAAGGTGGCCAGTACCATTATTTCGCCGCTCACAGCGAGTCAACTACGTTCAAACATGTGATTAAGCATCGCAAAGATATCGCCAGAGCCTATCTTGCCCATTATCAGTTACCACATACCATTCAGTAA
- a CDS encoding serine hydrolase domain-containing protein: protein MWKWIGVVVAVIIAGVTGYWLSLDKNIRYLMLNQPESTNVLFWTTAQRDAGFQTLEKLDVIPFNIIEKGKLSHELAIEQPLVVADDAIEKFFKEQRIAGLVVLQNGELRYEKYGLGLTSDDKWTSFSVAKSVTSTLVGAAIKDGYINSLEDKITDYIPDLKGSAYEDVTLAQVLTMTSGVAWDEDYEDPNSDASKFNFHTPEPGIDATVSYMHLLGRANPAGTTFVYSTGETGLIGLLVSNATGKSLASYLSEKVWSKLPVQQDASWLLGPTNQEISGCCIQATTRDFALFGDFVLNGAQVNGASIVPEDWFASATTNQVELGEGDGYGFQWWTSAKGHFEGKGIFGQGLYIDPEHQLVIAVNANWEGAMTPASYQSRKAMYQYFAELFANNSDNKVASN, encoded by the coding sequence ATGTGGAAATGGATAGGGGTTGTAGTCGCGGTTATAATTGCAGGTGTTACAGGCTATTGGCTTAGCCTTGATAAAAACATCCGATATTTGATGTTAAATCAGCCGGAAAGTACCAATGTTTTATTTTGGACAACTGCACAGCGCGATGCAGGCTTTCAAACATTGGAAAAGTTAGATGTTATTCCTTTTAATATTATTGAAAAGGGTAAACTGTCTCATGAGCTAGCTATTGAGCAGCCATTAGTCGTAGCTGATGACGCTATCGAGAAGTTTTTCAAAGAGCAGCGAATTGCTGGCCTAGTGGTATTACAAAATGGCGAGCTTCGCTATGAAAAATATGGGCTCGGCTTGACTAGCGATGATAAGTGGACCAGCTTTTCTGTGGCTAAATCGGTTACTTCCACATTAGTCGGTGCTGCCATCAAAGATGGTTATATCAACAGCCTAGAAGATAAGATCACTGACTATATTCCAGACTTAAAAGGCAGTGCCTACGAAGATGTTACTTTGGCACAGGTATTGACCATGACATCTGGCGTGGCGTGGGACGAAGATTACGAAGATCCAAATTCTGACGCGTCTAAATTTAACTTTCATACCCCTGAGCCCGGCATAGATGCAACCGTTAGTTATATGCATCTGCTTGGCCGTGCTAACCCAGCAGGTACAACATTTGTGTATAGCACGGGCGAAACGGGTTTAATTGGCTTACTGGTGAGTAATGCCACGGGCAAGTCATTAGCTAGTTATCTGTCTGAAAAAGTCTGGTCAAAATTGCCAGTTCAACAAGACGCTTCTTGGCTACTTGGCCCAACAAATCAAGAAATAAGTGGTTGCTGTATTCAAGCAACAACACGAGATTTTGCCTTATTTGGTGATTTTGTGCTTAATGGCGCGCAAGTCAATGGTGCTTCTATTGTGCCTGAAGACTGGTTTGCTTCAGCCACCACTAACCAAGTTGAGCTAGGTGAAGGAGACGGCTATGGCTTCCAATGGTGGACTTCAGCAAAAGGACATTTTGAAGGCAAAGGTATTTTTGGCCAAGGGCTATATATCGATCCTGAGCACCAACTAGTGATTGCTGTTAATGCCAACTGGGAAGGGGCGATGACGCCTGCGAGCTACCAATCAAGAAAAGCCATGTATCAGTATTTTGCTGAGCTTTTTGCAAATAATAGCGATAATAAAGTGGCAAGTAACTAA
- a CDS encoding sulfotransferase: MLALGYKTAHTAYLQSCLDEAQVIADTPVFCDYQALDKHYPNSKFIYLTRDLDKWLPSIHQLLSRMFHNLQREDGGFNPHLKRCFNQVFAPLTQENIASDEFLQACYANHQQGVTHYFANRPQDLLTLDIAAPDSFAKLIAFLGLPSDTQGEFPLINMKGKVTAWNKITHPLKIASTRNGRIDSQLAHLTI, from the coding sequence ATGTTAGCACTGGGGTATAAAACTGCACATACTGCCTATTTGCAAAGCTGTCTTGACGAAGCCCAAGTGATTGCTGATACGCCAGTATTTTGCGATTACCAAGCATTAGATAAACACTACCCTAACAGCAAGTTTATTTATTTAACCCGTGATCTTGATAAGTGGCTTCCCTCGATTCACCAATTGCTAAGCCGCATGTTTCACAATTTGCAACGTGAAGATGGCGGTTTTAACCCTCATTTAAAGCGATGTTTTAACCAAGTGTTTGCGCCGCTCACGCAAGAAAATATCGCCAGCGATGAATTTTTACAGGCTTGTTACGCTAACCACCAACAAGGTGTCACTCACTATTTTGCCAATCGCCCACAAGACTTATTAACCCTAGATATTGCAGCGCCTGATAGCTTTGCCAAGCTTATTGCGTTTTTAGGATTACCCAGTGACACGCAAGGGGAATTTCCGTTGATTAATATGAAAGGTAAAGTCACTGCTTGGAACAAAATTACTCATCCGCTAAAAATAGCATCAACCCGCAATGGCCGCATTGATAGCCAACTCGCCCATTTAACCATTTAA
- a CDS encoding VOC family protein, producing MEPTQEDASKLSDNNLSIKQIAIAISDLPKAVNFYHKILNIPLAFEVPPNLAFLELDDIRLMLTTLQGSEQDHHTSVIYYHTTNIEQYFEQLRDQRVNIERPPAFAAKMPDHDLWIGFIRDPDENLIGIMEEKPPSNGE from the coding sequence ATGGAACCAACACAAGAAGACGCCAGTAAGCTATCTGACAATAATCTATCAATCAAACAAATTGCTATCGCGATTAGCGACTTACCGAAAGCGGTTAATTTTTACCACAAGATTCTTAATATCCCACTGGCTTTTGAAGTGCCACCTAACTTAGCGTTTCTTGAGCTGGACGATATTCGCTTAATGCTAACAACGCTGCAAGGAAGCGAGCAAGATCATCACACCTCGGTAATCTATTACCACACCACTAATATAGAGCAGTATTTCGAGCAATTACGCGACCAAAGAGTCAATATTGAACGTCCACCAGCGTTTGCCGCCAAAATGCCTGATCACGATTTATGGATTGGTTTTATTCGTGATCCCGACGAGAATTTGATTGGCATCATGGAAGAAAAACCGCCATCAAATGGTGAATAA
- a CDS encoding tRNA-(ms[2]io[6]A)-hydroxylase: MFELKYHTPFEWTEAVMADFDAFLQDHAAAEKKASGMAMSMLSHYPDRLKLVKAMTDLALEELIHFKQVLKLLIARDVQLADDKKDNYIKEIRALFRRGRDEFLMDRLLVAGVIEARGHERFALVAEALPAGKDKDFYVAIAKSEEKHKNLFVELAYEYFDKAEVDVRLEEILIAEAAICEKLPFRAALH; this comes from the coding sequence ATGTTTGAATTGAAGTACCACACCCCGTTCGAATGGACCGAAGCTGTAATGGCAGATTTTGATGCCTTTTTGCAAGATCACGCTGCCGCAGAAAAGAAAGCCTCAGGCATGGCCATGTCAATGCTATCTCACTATCCTGATCGCCTGAAATTGGTAAAGGCAATGACAGATTTAGCGCTTGAAGAACTGATTCATTTTAAACAAGTATTAAAGCTATTAATCGCCCGTGATGTACAACTGGCTGACGATAAAAAAGACAATTACATCAAAGAAATTCGCGCACTATTTCGTCGTGGTCGCGATGAATTTTTAATGGATCGTTTGTTAGTAGCAGGTGTTATTGAAGCTCGTGGTCATGAGCGTTTTGCACTAGTAGCCGAGGCATTACCAGCAGGTAAAGACAAAGATTTTTACGTTGCTATTGCCAAATCGGAAGAAAAACATAAAAACTTATTTGTTGAACTGGCGTACGAATACTTCGACAAAGCCGAGGTAGACGTGCGCTTGGAAGAAATATTAATTGCTGAAGCGGCTATTTGTGAAAAACTGCCATTTCGTGCGGCACTTCACTAA
- a CDS encoding ABC transporter ATP-binding protein: protein MIAVDNLSFSRYQGGREFPILRELSLSLSKGEQLALLGDSGSGKTTLLHILAGLLPAGKGSVSIDELELTEMGDTELALYRRQLGLIFQHYQLLDCLTVKQNIQFQFQLNFPKQTAHEFDALVEALGLAYKLDAMPHELSGGEQQRVGIARALLNQPKLVLADEPTGNLDQTRSHQVVQLLTKLCRERNINLVMVTHSQQLTDYFDRVEILRDGQFA, encoded by the coding sequence TTGATTGCCGTAGACAATTTAAGCTTTAGTCGTTACCAAGGTGGTCGTGAGTTTCCAATTTTGCGAGAGTTAAGTTTGTCGCTTAGTAAAGGCGAACAGCTTGCTTTACTAGGCGATAGTGGCTCAGGTAAAACAACATTACTCCATATTCTCGCGGGCTTATTACCTGCAGGCAAAGGCTCGGTGTCTATTGACGAGCTTGAGCTTACCGAAATGGGGGATACGGAGCTTGCCTTATATCGTCGTCAATTGGGGCTTATTTTCCAACATTATCAATTGCTTGATTGCCTAACGGTTAAACAAAATATTCAATTTCAATTTCAACTAAATTTTCCAAAGCAAACTGCACACGAATTTGACGCACTTGTTGAAGCACTTGGTTTAGCGTACAAGTTAGATGCTATGCCGCATGAGTTATCAGGTGGTGAACAGCAGCGCGTAGGCATTGCTAGAGCATTGCTTAATCAGCCCAAATTAGTGCTTGCCGATGAACCCACAGGCAATTTAGACCAAACCCGCTCTCATCAGGTGGTTCAGCTACTGACTAAACTTTGCCGAGAGCGCAACATTAATTTGGTAATGGTAACGCACAGTCAGCAGCTTACTGACTATTTTGATCGCGTTGAAATTTTAAGAGACGGCCAATTTGCTTAG
- a CDS encoding nuclear transport factor 2 family protein: MNKLSIALLLIACSQFSSIAFAAATNNQTTNIKTNEKAVISQLLNDFLANSVNDDLANHQRFWADDLIYTSSSGTRFDKSYIIQGIKADKADKAASENSDTLPPVYWAEDTDIRVYGDTAIVAFKLMHKENAKANAVKQTYFNTGTLLKRDSSWQVVAWQATKIPAK; the protein is encoded by the coding sequence ATGAACAAACTCAGTATTGCCCTTCTACTTATCGCCTGTAGCCAATTTAGCAGCATCGCTTTTGCCGCGGCGACTAACAATCAAACAACAAATATAAAAACCAACGAAAAGGCAGTAATCAGCCAATTACTGAATGACTTTTTAGCCAATTCAGTTAATGACGATTTAGCTAATCATCAAAGGTTTTGGGCCGATGATCTTATCTACACTAGCTCGTCTGGTACGCGCTTTGATAAAAGCTATATTATTCAGGGAATAAAAGCAGACAAAGCAGACAAAGCAGCTAGTGAAAATAGCGATACTTTACCGCCTGTCTATTGGGCAGAAGATACTGATATTCGCGTCTACGGCGATACTGCTATTGTCGCATTTAAACTCATGCACAAAGAAAATGCCAAGGCTAACGCTGTTAAACAAACCTACTTTAATACCGGTACTTTGCTAAAACGCGATAGCAGCTGGCAAGTGGTAGCATGGCAAGCAACAAAAATTCCTGCCAAGTAG
- a CDS encoding VOC family protein, whose translation MDDVDKAKHWYAEAFGIDPYFDEPYYVGFNIGGLALGLIPTAEKQKGSIVIAYWGVNNVEATYQKLLDLVAKQLNPITDVGGGVKLGVVQDPFGTPWELFIILCFNCNDNIADKYYLALSI comes from the coding sequence GTGGACGATGTTGATAAAGCCAAGCACTGGTATGCTGAAGCATTCGGCATTGACCCATATTTTGACGAGCCCTACTATGTTGGCTTTAATATTGGAGGCTTAGCACTTGGTTTAATACCGACTGCCGAGAAACAAAAAGGCTCAATTGTCATCGCTTATTGGGGAGTTAACAACGTTGAAGCCACTTACCAAAAACTACTCGATCTAGTTGCCAAGCAACTTAACCCGATCACTGATGTTGGTGGTGGTGTCAAACTTGGCGTCGTCCAAGACCCATTCGGAACCCCTTGGGAGTTATTTATAATCCTATGTTTCAATTGCAACGATAACATAGCTGATAAGTACTATTTAGCATTAAGTATTTGA